The Brassica oleracea var. oleracea cultivar TO1000 chromosome C6, BOL, whole genome shotgun sequence genome includes a region encoding these proteins:
- the LOC106299388 gene encoding transcription factor ORG2-like produces MCELGPVLFPKFDWALTGKCASYSTNDGTSFLDFPVPKTYGVAHHQTSLGVSASSEGNGIDNNSVMIKKLSHNANERNRRKKMNSLFSTLRSCLPASDQLNKLSIPQTVLRTVKYIPDLQEQVKKLTQKKEDLLVRALGQRDMESYVKQQPQAVASYVSTVFATKNGDNEVMVQISSSKIRKFSIYNVLSGLEEDGFVVVDVSSSSSRGERLFYTLHLQVGKTDSNKIICEELSQKILYLYEECGNSFR; encoded by the exons ATGTGTGAATTGGGCCCTGTCTTGTTCCCAAAGTTTGATTGGGCGTTGACGGGAAAGTGCGCGAGCTACTCCACCAATGATGGCACGTCGTTTCTTGATTTTCCTGTACCGAAGACTTATGGAGTGGCTCATCATCAGACCAGCTTAGGGGTTTCTGCTTCATCTGAGGGTAATGGAATAGACAACAATTCGGTCATGATCAAGAAGCTTAGTCACAATGCTAATGAGCGTAACCGTCGCAAGAAGATGAACTCTTTGTTCTCAACTCTTCGTTCATGTCTTCCTGCTTCTGATCAACTG AATAAGTTAAGCATTCCTCAGACGGTTTTGCGGACCGTGAAGTACATACCGGATCTGCAAGAGCAAGTGAAGAAGCTAACCCAGAAGAAGGAAGACCTATTGGTGCGAGCATTGGGTCAAAGAGACATGGAAAGTTACGTTAAGCAGCAACCACAAGCGGTTGCTAGTTATGTCTCCACCGTTTTTGCGACTAAGAATGGAGACAACGAAGTGATGGTCCAAATCTCATCGTCCAAGATTCGTAAGTTTTCGATATATAATGTGTTGAGTGGATTAGAAGAAGATGGTTTTGTTGTTGTGGATGTTTCATCTTCGAGTTCTCGAGGAGAAAGGCTCTTCTACACTTTGCATCTTCAAGTAGGCAAGACTGATAGTAACAAGATAATTTGCGAGGAGTTAAGTCAAAAGATATTGTACTTGTATGAAGAATGTGGAAACTCGTTCAGATGA
- the LOC106298797 gene encoding nucleolar protein 10-like isoform X1, translating into MTTYGDRVKSTSINGVKLYHVSCAPNVATWLNPKKQRALRKNPHYMQRVELIQGFKFGNATSRIKATPDGEYLIASGTYPSQVKVYELGQLGLKFERHLDSAIVDFEILDDDYSKLAFLCADRSINLHAKYGKHHSLRIPRMGRDLTYDTRSCDLICAASSPDLYRINLEQGRFLSPLSTQSPALNVVSRSNLHGLIACGGEDGAVECFDMRMESSAARINAVTHGGDVAAEVTAIEFDDSEGLQVAVGSSAGKVFIYDLRTSAPIQVKDHMYESPILSIKWQRTLNTQEPKLITTDKHIVRIWDPNTGEGMTSIQPTTHMSLSGGEINDICVFPGSGLMLMALNSSLIPSYFIPELGPAPKWCSPLENLTEEMEETGQTTIYDNYKFVTKEELEKLQLTPLIGTDLLKAQMHGYFMKHHLYKDALAEVESFAYDNYKESNKQKKLEAERSQRITKKINLPKVNRDLAATIHNEEGAEEDKKSVEDEEAVKKVSKKKKPGLSGEDFSCGRFDNMFHNPDFQIDPESYEYRVLHPVASSSNKQPSLLDEHFEAVSDDDDESSDSEASRGSDDGRPSKKLKTPKLFVVKNERHAEAFHNGRSLAKEDSLPMGERVKAMENQRGNFGASKDVKFGPGGSREISFNAGRSSTYREDHRDDEDGDGERNKRRGVQSLGLKQDVVRGGFRGRGGGGFRGRGGGGFRGRGGGVRGRAGSQGRGCQ; encoded by the exons ATGACGACTTATGGAGATAGAGTGAAGTCGACATCCATTAACGGAGTTAAGTTATACCATGTTTCTTGTGCCCCCAATGTTGCTACTTGGCTTAACCCTAAGAAGCAACGAGCTCTCCGCAAAAACCCAC ATTATATGCAAAGAGTGGAGCTGATTCAGGGTTTCAAGTTTGGGAATGCAACTTCTAGAATCAAAGCTACTCCTGATGGAGAGTATCTTATTGCTTCAG GTACATATCCATCACAGGTAAAAGTTTATGAGCTAGGTCAGCTTGGTTTGAAGTTTGAGAGACATTTGGACTCTGCAATTGTTGATTTCGAG ATATTGGATGATGACTACTCAAAGCTTGCCTTCTTATGTGCTGATCGTTCTATTAATCTACACGCCAAATACGGGAAACACCACAGTTTACGAATCCCAAG GATGGGGAGGGACTTGACATATGATACCCGGTCCTGTGATCTGATTTGCGCTGCTTCTTCACCAGATCTGTACAGAATCAACTTGGAGCAG GGAAGATTTCTATCTCCTCTCAGCACTCAATCCCCAGCGCTGAATGTTGTTTCTAGAAG CAATCTACATGGACTAATTGCTTGTGGTGGTGAGGATGGTGCTGTCGAATGTTTCGATATGAGAATGGAATCATCTGCTGCTAGAATCAATGCGGTTACACATGGCGGTGATGTTGCTGCA GAGGTTACTGCTATAGAGTTTGATGACAGTGAAGGTCTTCAAGTAGCTGTCGGGAGTAGTGCCGGAAAG GTATTCATATACGACTTGCGCACTTCAGCTCCCATACAAGTGAAGGATCACAT GTACGAGAGCCCAATTTTGAGCATTAAGTGGCAACGGACTCTTAACACTCAAGAACCAAAGCTGATTACTACTGACAAGCACATTGTTAGAATATGGGATCCGAATACG GGAGAAGGGATGACGAGCATTCAACCGACAACACATATGTCTCTCAGCGGAGGAGAAATAAACGACATTTGTGTGTTCCCTGGAAGTGGACTTATGCTTATGGCTTTAAACTCTAGTCTAATCCCATCTTACTTCATACCTGAACTTGGTCCTGCTCCTAAATGGTGTTCTCCTCTCGAAAACCTAACG GAAGAGATGGAGGAAACTGGACAGACAACTATTTACGATAATTACAAGTTTGTGACGAAGGAAGAGCTGGAGAAGTTGCAGCTGACTCCTTTGATTGGCACAGATCTTCTGAAAGCTCAGATGCATGGATATTTTATGAAACACCATCTATACAAAGAT GCTTTGGCAGAGGTTGAATCTTTTGCTTATGATAATTACAAAGAAAGCAATAAGCAAAAGAAACTAGAAGCGGAACGTAGCCAGAGAATCACA AAGAAGATAAACTTGCCAAAGGTAAACCGTGATCTAGCAGCCACCATACACAACGAGGAGGGTGCAGAAGAGGATAAGAAGAGTGTTGAGGATGAGGAGGCTGTAAAGAAAGTGTCGAAGAAGAAGAAACCTGGACTTAGTGGCGAGGATTTCTCATGTGGTCGGTTTGACAACATGTTCCATAATCCG GACTTCCAAATCGATCCAGAATCATATGAATATCGTGTCCTACACCCTGTTGCTTCTTCTTCTAATAAGCAACCTTCTTTGTTGGATGAACACTTTGAAGCTGTATCAGATGATGATGATGAGAGCAGCGATTCTGAAGCATCACGTGGTTCAGACGATGGGAGGCCAAGCAAGAAATTGAAAACTCCAAA GTTGTTTGTAGTGAAAAACGAGCGGCATGCTGAAGCTTTCCACAACGGGAGATCACTGGCTAAAGAAGACAGTCTTCCGATGGGCGAGCGTGTTAAGGCTATGGAGAACCAGCGTGGCAACTTTGGAGCCTCTAAAGATGTTAAGTTCGGCCCTGGAGGTTCTCGGGAGATTTCTTTCAACGCTGGACGTTCATCCACATACAGAGAAGATCATAGAGATGACGAGGATGGGGACGGGGAAAGAAACAAGAGGAGAGGGGTTCAGTCTCTTGGACTGAAACAGGATGTTGTTAGAGGCGGTTTCAGGGGTAGAGGAGGTGGTGGTTTCCGGGGTAGAGGAGGTGGTGGTTTCCGGGGTAGAGGAGGAGGTGTGCGTGGACGTGCTGGTTCCCAAGGAAGAGGCTGCCAATGA
- the LOC106298797 gene encoding nucleolar protein 10-like isoform X3 — MTTYGDRVKSTSINGVKLYHVSCAPNVATWLNPKKQRALRKNPHYMQRVELIQGFKFGNATSRIKATPDGEYLIASGTYPSQVKVYELGQLGLKFERHLDSAIVDFEILDDDYSKLAFLCADRSINLHAKYGKHHSLRIPRMGRDLTYDTRSCDLICAASSPDLYRINLEQGRFLSPLSTQSPALNVVSRSNLHGLIACGGEDGAVECFDMRMESSAARINAVTHGGDVAAEVTAIEFDDSEGLQVAVGSSAGKVFIYDLRTSAPIQVKDHMYESPILSIKWQRTLNTQEPKLITTDKHIVRIWDPNTGEGMTSIQPTTHMSLSGGEINDICVFPGSGLMLMALNSSLIPSYFIPELGPAPKWCSPLENLTEEMEETGQTTIYDNYKFVTKEELEKLQLTPLIGTDLLKAQMHGYFMKHHLYKDKKINLPKVNRDLAATIHNEEGAEEDKKSVEDEEAVKKVSKKKKPGLSGEDFSCGRFDNMFHNPDFQIDPESYEYRVLHPVASSSNKQPSLLDEHFEAVSDDDDESSDSEASRGSDDGRPSKKLKTPKLFVVKNERHAEAFHNGRSLAKEDSLPMGERVKAMENQRGNFGASKDVKFGPGGSREISFNAGRSSTYREDHRDDEDGDGERNKRRGVQSLGLKQDVVRGGFRGRGGGGFRGRGGGGFRGRGGGVRGRAGSQGRGCQ, encoded by the exons ATGACGACTTATGGAGATAGAGTGAAGTCGACATCCATTAACGGAGTTAAGTTATACCATGTTTCTTGTGCCCCCAATGTTGCTACTTGGCTTAACCCTAAGAAGCAACGAGCTCTCCGCAAAAACCCAC ATTATATGCAAAGAGTGGAGCTGATTCAGGGTTTCAAGTTTGGGAATGCAACTTCTAGAATCAAAGCTACTCCTGATGGAGAGTATCTTATTGCTTCAG GTACATATCCATCACAGGTAAAAGTTTATGAGCTAGGTCAGCTTGGTTTGAAGTTTGAGAGACATTTGGACTCTGCAATTGTTGATTTCGAG ATATTGGATGATGACTACTCAAAGCTTGCCTTCTTATGTGCTGATCGTTCTATTAATCTACACGCCAAATACGGGAAACACCACAGTTTACGAATCCCAAG GATGGGGAGGGACTTGACATATGATACCCGGTCCTGTGATCTGATTTGCGCTGCTTCTTCACCAGATCTGTACAGAATCAACTTGGAGCAG GGAAGATTTCTATCTCCTCTCAGCACTCAATCCCCAGCGCTGAATGTTGTTTCTAGAAG CAATCTACATGGACTAATTGCTTGTGGTGGTGAGGATGGTGCTGTCGAATGTTTCGATATGAGAATGGAATCATCTGCTGCTAGAATCAATGCGGTTACACATGGCGGTGATGTTGCTGCA GAGGTTACTGCTATAGAGTTTGATGACAGTGAAGGTCTTCAAGTAGCTGTCGGGAGTAGTGCCGGAAAG GTATTCATATACGACTTGCGCACTTCAGCTCCCATACAAGTGAAGGATCACAT GTACGAGAGCCCAATTTTGAGCATTAAGTGGCAACGGACTCTTAACACTCAAGAACCAAAGCTGATTACTACTGACAAGCACATTGTTAGAATATGGGATCCGAATACG GGAGAAGGGATGACGAGCATTCAACCGACAACACATATGTCTCTCAGCGGAGGAGAAATAAACGACATTTGTGTGTTCCCTGGAAGTGGACTTATGCTTATGGCTTTAAACTCTAGTCTAATCCCATCTTACTTCATACCTGAACTTGGTCCTGCTCCTAAATGGTGTTCTCCTCTCGAAAACCTAACG GAAGAGATGGAGGAAACTGGACAGACAACTATTTACGATAATTACAAGTTTGTGACGAAGGAAGAGCTGGAGAAGTTGCAGCTGACTCCTTTGATTGGCACAGATCTTCTGAAAGCTCAGATGCATGGATATTTTATGAAACACCATCTATACAAAGAT AAGAAGATAAACTTGCCAAAGGTAAACCGTGATCTAGCAGCCACCATACACAACGAGGAGGGTGCAGAAGAGGATAAGAAGAGTGTTGAGGATGAGGAGGCTGTAAAGAAAGTGTCGAAGAAGAAGAAACCTGGACTTAGTGGCGAGGATTTCTCATGTGGTCGGTTTGACAACATGTTCCATAATCCG GACTTCCAAATCGATCCAGAATCATATGAATATCGTGTCCTACACCCTGTTGCTTCTTCTTCTAATAAGCAACCTTCTTTGTTGGATGAACACTTTGAAGCTGTATCAGATGATGATGATGAGAGCAGCGATTCTGAAGCATCACGTGGTTCAGACGATGGGAGGCCAAGCAAGAAATTGAAAACTCCAAA GTTGTTTGTAGTGAAAAACGAGCGGCATGCTGAAGCTTTCCACAACGGGAGATCACTGGCTAAAGAAGACAGTCTTCCGATGGGCGAGCGTGTTAAGGCTATGGAGAACCAGCGTGGCAACTTTGGAGCCTCTAAAGATGTTAAGTTCGGCCCTGGAGGTTCTCGGGAGATTTCTTTCAACGCTGGACGTTCATCCACATACAGAGAAGATCATAGAGATGACGAGGATGGGGACGGGGAAAGAAACAAGAGGAGAGGGGTTCAGTCTCTTGGACTGAAACAGGATGTTGTTAGAGGCGGTTTCAGGGGTAGAGGAGGTGGTGGTTTCCGGGGTAGAGGAGGTGGTGGTTTCCGGGGTAGAGGAGGAGGTGTGCGTGGACGTGCTGGTTCCCAAGGAAGAGGCTGCCAATGA
- the LOC106298797 gene encoding nucleolar protein 10-like isoform X2 encodes MTTYGDRVKSTSINGVKLYHVSCAPNVATWLNPKKQRALRKNPHYMQRVELIQGFKFGNATSRIKATPDGEYLIASGTYPSQVKVYELGQLGLKFERHLDSAIVDFEILDDDYSKLAFLCADRSINLHAKYGKHHSLRIPRMGRDLTYDTRSCDLICAASSPDLYRINLEQGRFLSPLSTQSPALNVVSRSNLHGLIACGGEDGAVECFDMRMESSAARINAVTHGGDVAAVTAIEFDDSEGLQVAVGSSAGKVFIYDLRTSAPIQVKDHMYESPILSIKWQRTLNTQEPKLITTDKHIVRIWDPNTGEGMTSIQPTTHMSLSGGEINDICVFPGSGLMLMALNSSLIPSYFIPELGPAPKWCSPLENLTEEMEETGQTTIYDNYKFVTKEELEKLQLTPLIGTDLLKAQMHGYFMKHHLYKDALAEVESFAYDNYKESNKQKKLEAERSQRITKKINLPKVNRDLAATIHNEEGAEEDKKSVEDEEAVKKVSKKKKPGLSGEDFSCGRFDNMFHNPDFQIDPESYEYRVLHPVASSSNKQPSLLDEHFEAVSDDDDESSDSEASRGSDDGRPSKKLKTPKLFVVKNERHAEAFHNGRSLAKEDSLPMGERVKAMENQRGNFGASKDVKFGPGGSREISFNAGRSSTYREDHRDDEDGDGERNKRRGVQSLGLKQDVVRGGFRGRGGGGFRGRGGGGFRGRGGGVRGRAGSQGRGCQ; translated from the exons ATGACGACTTATGGAGATAGAGTGAAGTCGACATCCATTAACGGAGTTAAGTTATACCATGTTTCTTGTGCCCCCAATGTTGCTACTTGGCTTAACCCTAAGAAGCAACGAGCTCTCCGCAAAAACCCAC ATTATATGCAAAGAGTGGAGCTGATTCAGGGTTTCAAGTTTGGGAATGCAACTTCTAGAATCAAAGCTACTCCTGATGGAGAGTATCTTATTGCTTCAG GTACATATCCATCACAGGTAAAAGTTTATGAGCTAGGTCAGCTTGGTTTGAAGTTTGAGAGACATTTGGACTCTGCAATTGTTGATTTCGAG ATATTGGATGATGACTACTCAAAGCTTGCCTTCTTATGTGCTGATCGTTCTATTAATCTACACGCCAAATACGGGAAACACCACAGTTTACGAATCCCAAG GATGGGGAGGGACTTGACATATGATACCCGGTCCTGTGATCTGATTTGCGCTGCTTCTTCACCAGATCTGTACAGAATCAACTTGGAGCAG GGAAGATTTCTATCTCCTCTCAGCACTCAATCCCCAGCGCTGAATGTTGTTTCTAGAAG CAATCTACATGGACTAATTGCTTGTGGTGGTGAGGATGGTGCTGTCGAATGTTTCGATATGAGAATGGAATCATCTGCTGCTAGAATCAATGCGGTTACACATGGCGGTGATGTTGCTGCA GTTACTGCTATAGAGTTTGATGACAGTGAAGGTCTTCAAGTAGCTGTCGGGAGTAGTGCCGGAAAG GTATTCATATACGACTTGCGCACTTCAGCTCCCATACAAGTGAAGGATCACAT GTACGAGAGCCCAATTTTGAGCATTAAGTGGCAACGGACTCTTAACACTCAAGAACCAAAGCTGATTACTACTGACAAGCACATTGTTAGAATATGGGATCCGAATACG GGAGAAGGGATGACGAGCATTCAACCGACAACACATATGTCTCTCAGCGGAGGAGAAATAAACGACATTTGTGTGTTCCCTGGAAGTGGACTTATGCTTATGGCTTTAAACTCTAGTCTAATCCCATCTTACTTCATACCTGAACTTGGTCCTGCTCCTAAATGGTGTTCTCCTCTCGAAAACCTAACG GAAGAGATGGAGGAAACTGGACAGACAACTATTTACGATAATTACAAGTTTGTGACGAAGGAAGAGCTGGAGAAGTTGCAGCTGACTCCTTTGATTGGCACAGATCTTCTGAAAGCTCAGATGCATGGATATTTTATGAAACACCATCTATACAAAGAT GCTTTGGCAGAGGTTGAATCTTTTGCTTATGATAATTACAAAGAAAGCAATAAGCAAAAGAAACTAGAAGCGGAACGTAGCCAGAGAATCACA AAGAAGATAAACTTGCCAAAGGTAAACCGTGATCTAGCAGCCACCATACACAACGAGGAGGGTGCAGAAGAGGATAAGAAGAGTGTTGAGGATGAGGAGGCTGTAAAGAAAGTGTCGAAGAAGAAGAAACCTGGACTTAGTGGCGAGGATTTCTCATGTGGTCGGTTTGACAACATGTTCCATAATCCG GACTTCCAAATCGATCCAGAATCATATGAATATCGTGTCCTACACCCTGTTGCTTCTTCTTCTAATAAGCAACCTTCTTTGTTGGATGAACACTTTGAAGCTGTATCAGATGATGATGATGAGAGCAGCGATTCTGAAGCATCACGTGGTTCAGACGATGGGAGGCCAAGCAAGAAATTGAAAACTCCAAA GTTGTTTGTAGTGAAAAACGAGCGGCATGCTGAAGCTTTCCACAACGGGAGATCACTGGCTAAAGAAGACAGTCTTCCGATGGGCGAGCGTGTTAAGGCTATGGAGAACCAGCGTGGCAACTTTGGAGCCTCTAAAGATGTTAAGTTCGGCCCTGGAGGTTCTCGGGAGATTTCTTTCAACGCTGGACGTTCATCCACATACAGAGAAGATCATAGAGATGACGAGGATGGGGACGGGGAAAGAAACAAGAGGAGAGGGGTTCAGTCTCTTGGACTGAAACAGGATGTTGTTAGAGGCGGTTTCAGGGGTAGAGGAGGTGGTGGTTTCCGGGGTAGAGGAGGTGGTGGTTTCCGGGGTAGAGGAGGAGGTGTGCGTGGACGTGCTGGTTCCCAAGGAAGAGGCTGCCAATGA
- the LOC106299625 gene encoding transcription factor ORG3-like: MCELGPALFPKFGMELTGEHESYSTNATSFLDFPVPNTHGVAHHETSFGVSVSSEINGIDNNSVMIKKLCHNANERNRRKKINSLFSTLRSCLPASDQLKKLSIPQTVLRTVKYIPELQEQVKKLTQKKEDLMGRVSGQRDTDRYIKPQPQAVASYVSTVFATKHGDNEVMVQISSSKIHKFSIYNVLNGLEEDGFVVVDVSSSSSRGERLFYTLHLQVGKTDNKLICEELSQRILYLYEEHGNSFRY; this comes from the exons ATGTGCGAATTGGGCCCTGCATTGTTTCCAAAATTTGGGATGGAATTGACTGGAGAGCACGAGAGCTACTCCACCAACGCCACGTCGTTTCTTGATTTTCCGGTACCAAATACGCATGGAGTGGCTCATCATGAGACCAGCTTTGGGGTTTCTGTTTCGTCCGAGATAAATGGAATTGACAACAATTCGGTCATGATCAAGAAGCTTTGTCACAATGCTAATGAGCGTAACCGTCGCAAGAAGATCAACTCTTTGTTCTCAACTCTTCGTTCATGTCTTCCAGCCTCCGATCAACTG AAGAAGCTAAGTATTCCTCAGACGGTTTTGCGGACCGTGAAGTACATACCGGAGCTGCAAGAGCAAGTGAAGAAGCTAACTCAAAAGAAGGAAGACCTCATGGGGCGAGTATCGGGTCAAAGAGACACTGACCGTTACATTAAGCCGCAACCACAAGCGGTTGCTAGTTATGTCTCCACCGTTTTTGCGACTAAGCATGGAGACAACGAAGTGATGGTCCAAATCTCATCGTCCAAGATTCATAAGTTTTCGATATATAACGTGTTGAATGGATTAGAAGAAGATGGTTTTGTTGTTGTGGATGTTTCATCCTCGAGTTCTCGAGGAGAAAGACTTTTCTACACTTTGCATCTTCAAGTGGGCAAGACTGATAACAAGCTAATTTGCGAAGAGTTAAGTCAAAGGATATTGTACTTGTATGAGGAACATGGAAACTCCTTCAGATATTAA